A part of Gammaproteobacteria bacterium genomic DNA contains:
- the atpB gene encoding F0F1 ATP synthase subunit A encodes MVEASMITPGQYIQHHLEHLTLNLKTMTIGEGGGFWSLNLDTLIVSITIAFALCFCMRYVASRMKEVPGKLQNSVEIAHEFVNDSVHEIFHHKSTFMPSLALTLFLWIFFMNAMDLLPVDLIPKIVGFFGVPYFKAVPTADPNATFAMSISIFLLIIFFNLRAKKGKLLKEMLTFPFGPYLFPINFMFRLIEEFVKPISLALRLFGNMFAGELIFILIAIMPWWMQWPPGILWSIFHILVITLQAFLFMMLAIIYLSMAHDAH; translated from the coding sequence ATGGTCGAGGCTAGTATGATTACCCCTGGACAATATATACAACATCATCTTGAGCATTTAACGCTCAATTTAAAAACCATGACCATTGGTGAGGGCGGTGGCTTTTGGTCACTCAATCTCGATACATTAATTGTATCGATTACAATCGCATTCGCGCTATGTTTTTGCATGCGCTATGTTGCAAGCCGTATGAAAGAAGTACCAGGGAAACTGCAAAATAGCGTTGAAATTGCACATGAATTTGTCAATGATTCAGTCCATGAAATTTTCCATCATAAAAGCACCTTCATGCCGTCACTCGCATTGACGCTTTTTCTGTGGATATTCTTCATGAATGCGATGGACTTGTTACCCGTAGATTTAATTCCTAAAATCGTGGGGTTTTTTGGTGTACCTTATTTTAAAGCAGTCCCCACTGCGGATCCCAATGCAACCTTTGCCATGTCGATTTCTATTTTCTTACTGATTATCTTTTTCAATTTGCGCGCAAAGAAAGGTAAGCTTTTAAAAGAAATGTTGACCTTCCCTTTTGGACCTTATTTGTTTCCTATTAATTTTATGTTTCGGCTGATCGAAGAATTCGTAAAGCCCATCTCACTTGCTCTGCGACTTTTTGGCAACATGTTTGCAGGCGAATTAATTTTCATCTTAATCGCGATTATGCCGTGGTGGATGCAATGGCCGCCAGGAATTTTGTGGTCTATTTTTCATATTTTAGTCATCACCTTACAAGCCTTTTTATTCATGATGCTGGCTATTATTTACCTGAGCATGGCGCACGATGCGCATTAA
- the atpE gene encoding F0F1 ATP synthase subunit C: MDIVSIVGQVQSYSVLAAGLLISLASLGTAIGFGVLGGKFLEGVARQPELGPMLMIRMFIVAGLVDAFAVISIVMGLILFFATNPFLNVVLNTARPAVG, translated from the coding sequence ATGGATATCGTGAGCATTGTAGGCCAAGTACAAAGTTATAGTGTTTTGGCTGCCGGTCTTTTAATCAGCTTAGCATCCCTTGGGACTGCAATTGGCTTTGGCGTTTTAGGTGGTAAGTTTTTAGAAGGTGTTGCAAGACAACCTGAACTCGGCCCTATGTTGATGATTCGTATGTTTATCGTTGCAGGCTTGGTTGATGCGTTCGCGGTTATTTCGATCGTTATGGGTTTAATTTTATTCTTTGCAACCAATCCATTTTTAAATGTTGTTCTTAACACAGCACGACCTGCGGTTGGCTAA
- a CDS encoding F0F1 ATP synthase subunit B gives MDINATIFGQFITFAIFVWFTMKYVWPPVIKTIHDREKKIVSGLQAAEQSKRELEMAEHKAFSVIREAKQQATQIIEQANVHSARLVDEAKGQAKEEGKRIIEMAQGEIEKEIAQARETLKNKLALLAVTGAEKIIERNLDASVHDDLLNKLAAEI, from the coding sequence ATGGATATTAATGCCACAATATTTGGCCAATTTATTACTTTTGCAATTTTTGTTTGGTTTACGATGAAGTACGTTTGGCCTCCTGTCATCAAGACCATTCATGATCGCGAGAAAAAAATTGTATCTGGCTTACAAGCTGCCGAGCAAAGCAAGCGTGAACTTGAAATGGCTGAGCACAAGGCATTTTCCGTTATTCGCGAAGCAAAACAACAAGCAACGCAAATTATAGAGCAAGCAAATGTTCACTCAGCAAGGCTCGTCGATGAAGCAAAAGGCCAAGCCAAAGAAGAAGGCAAGCGTATCATTGAAATGGCGCAAGGTGAGATAGAAAAAGAAATTGCGCAGGCGAGAGAAACATTGAAGAACAAGCTTGCACTCCTTGCCGTCACCGGTGCAGAAAAAATTATTGAACGTAATTTAGACGCCTCCGTTCATGATGATTTGCTAAACAAACTGGCAGCTGAGATCTAA
- a CDS encoding F0F1 ATP synthase subunit delta, whose translation MASFIGIARPYARAAFDYAREQQAFESWKVFLDMAALVMRDQATLSLLKNPDFTVKHWSELLENILTPYLDTERRNFLRLIALHNRFTAIPEIAELFNTYLAQYEKESTVRIVTAVDLDATYKQKLTEALTKRLSRTVILREEIDPNIMGGAIIHIGDRVIDGSIRGKLTRLLEDLTG comes from the coding sequence ATGGCAAGTTTCATTGGTATCGCACGACCTTATGCCCGCGCGGCTTTTGACTATGCACGTGAGCAGCAGGCTTTTGAAAGCTGGAAAGTTTTTCTTGATATGGCAGCTCTTGTTATGCGCGATCAAGCAACACTGTCCTTACTTAAGAATCCAGACTTCACTGTAAAGCATTGGTCTGAGTTATTAGAAAATATCTTAACGCCGTATTTGGATACAGAACGGCGAAATTTTTTACGACTCATTGCTCTTCATAATCGCTTTACCGCCATACCTGAAATTGCTGAATTATTTAATACGTACTTAGCGCAATACGAAAAAGAAAGCACGGTTCGTATTGTCACTGCAGTTGATTTAGATGCCACGTATAAACAAAAGTTAACGGAAGCATTGACGAAACGCTTGTCACGTACTGTTATATTACGCGAAGAAATTGATCCAAATATCATGGGTGGGGCCATTATTCACATTGGCGACCGTGTGATTGATGGGTCGATTCGTGGCAAGTTAACACGCTTACTGGAAGACCTGACCGGGTAA
- a CDS encoding F0F1 ATP synthase subunit alpha yields the protein MQVKQLSPTEISELIKERIVHFDLRPEVRTEGKIVSVKDGIVRLTGLADVMQGEMIEFAEQTYGLALNLERDSVGAVILGSTEALSEGQTAKCTGRILEVPVGEALLGRVVDALGNAIDGKGPIHSAYSSPVEKVAPGVVFRQPVSQPLQTGIKAIDSMVPIGRGQRELIIGDRQTGKTAIAIDAIINQRDTGVKCIYVAIGQKASSVAAVVRKLEEHDAMKHTTIVAATAAQPAAMQYIAPYAGCAMGEYFRDRGEDALIIYDDLTKHAWAYRQISLLLRRPPGREAYPGDIFYLHSRLLERASRVNPVYVERQTDGKVKGKTGSLTALPVIETQAGDVSAFVSTNVISITDGQIFLETDLFNSGIRPAINAGLSVSRVGGAAQTKIMKKLAGGIRIAQAQYRELAAFSQFLSDLDEATRKQLERGQRTTEVMKQKQYQPLSVADMATVLFAADQGYLDDVPVNRIANFEQELYAYLQTNYKDFMQKINDTGDYNDEVIQTLRTLLESFKTTQSWD from the coding sequence ATGCAAGTAAAACAATTAAGTCCCACCGAAATTAGCGAGCTAATCAAAGAACGCATTGTCCATTTTGACTTAAGACCTGAAGTTCGTACTGAAGGCAAAATTGTCAGTGTAAAAGACGGTATCGTCCGTTTAACCGGTCTAGCAGATGTTATGCAAGGGGAAATGATTGAATTTGCTGAACAAACTTACGGTTTAGCACTGAACCTTGAACGGGATTCAGTTGGTGCTGTTATTCTCGGTTCTACCGAGGCTTTATCAGAAGGTCAAACTGCTAAATGTACCGGTCGAATTTTAGAAGTACCAGTGGGTGAAGCCTTACTTGGTCGTGTTGTGGATGCCTTAGGAAATGCCATCGATGGTAAAGGTCCTATCCATTCAGCGTATTCATCACCCGTAGAAAAAGTAGCGCCCGGCGTTGTCTTCCGTCAACCTGTTTCCCAGCCGTTACAAACAGGGATTAAAGCAATCGATTCCATGGTTCCAATTGGAAGAGGTCAACGTGAATTAATTATTGGTGACCGTCAAACAGGTAAAACAGCAATTGCTATTGATGCCATTATTAATCAGCGCGATACCGGTGTGAAATGTATTTATGTTGCGATTGGTCAAAAAGCTTCTTCCGTTGCAGCGGTTGTCCGAAAGCTTGAAGAACATGATGCAATGAAACACACCACGATTGTTGCAGCAACAGCTGCGCAACCTGCTGCAATGCAATACATTGCACCTTATGCAGGCTGTGCCATGGGTGAATACTTCCGTGATCGCGGGGAAGATGCCCTTATTATTTACGATGATTTAACCAAGCACGCTTGGGCTTATCGTCAAATTTCATTATTGCTGCGTCGACCACCAGGTCGTGAAGCGTATCCCGGTGATATTTTTTATCTCCACTCGCGCTTGCTCGAACGTGCTTCCCGCGTGAATCCAGTTTACGTTGAGCGACAAACCGATGGAAAAGTCAAAGGAAAAACCGGTTCACTTACCGCACTGCCTGTCATCGAAACACAAGCGGGCGACGTTTCAGCCTTTGTATCCACCAACGTGATTTCTATTACTGATGGACAAATATTTTTAGAAACTGATTTATTTAATTCAGGTATTCGTCCTGCGATCAATGCCGGCTTATCTGTTTCGCGTGTCGGTGGCGCTGCCCAAACAAAGATTATGAAAAAATTGGCCGGTGGTATTCGTATTGCGCAAGCGCAATATCGTGAATTGGCTGCCTTCTCGCAATTTTTGTCAGACTTAGACGAAGCAACCCGTAAACAACTTGAACGTGGACAACGCACCACTGAAGTCATGAAACAAAAACAATACCAGCCACTTTCTGTTGCAGATATGGCGACCGTTTTATTTGCTGCTGATCAAGGTTACTTAGACGATGTTCCGGTGAATCGTATCGCTAACTTTGAACAAGAACTTTATGCTTATTTGCAGACCAATTATAAAGATTTCATGCAAAAGATTAATGATACCGGTGATTACAATGACGAAGTGATCCAAACCTTACGTACTTTATTAGAAAGCTTTAAAACTACGCAGTCGTGGGATTAA
- the atpG gene encoding F0F1 ATP synthase subunit gamma produces the protein MAIAKEIRLKIHSIKNTQKITKAMEMVAASKMRKTQDRMQKAIPYAKKIAEVISHVARGHAEYQHPYMQQRPVKRVGYIIVTTDRGLCGGLNSNLLKLAVKTIKQQFEQHIEVDLCLIGNKSMSFFKRVGGHIVAYKKDLGDAPSLSDLIGVVKVMLDNYLAGTIDALYLASNEFVSTMRQEPRIEQLLPLTPSEDTTIQHHWDYIYEPDSAPELLNRLLTRYVESIVYRGVIENIACEQAARMLAMRNATDNASDLMASLQLAYNKARQAAITRELSEIVAGASVL, from the coding sequence ATGGCCATTGCAAAAGAGATACGCCTAAAGATTCACAGCATTAAGAATACGCAAAAAATTACAAAAGCCATGGAAATGGTGGCAGCAAGTAAAATGCGTAAAACGCAAGATCGGATGCAAAAAGCAATTCCTTATGCAAAGAAAATTGCAGAAGTAATTAGTCATGTTGCCCGCGGTCATGCTGAATACCAACATCCTTATATGCAACAACGCCCCGTTAAACGTGTCGGTTACATTATCGTCACCACTGATCGTGGGCTTTGCGGCGGTTTAAATAGCAACTTATTAAAACTTGCTGTGAAAACTATTAAGCAGCAATTTGAGCAGCATATTGAAGTTGATTTATGCTTAATTGGCAATAAATCCATGAGCTTCTTCAAACGTGTTGGTGGCCATATCGTTGCCTACAAAAAAGATTTAGGCGATGCACCTTCGCTCAGTGACTTAATTGGTGTTGTAAAAGTAATGCTGGATAATTATCTTGCTGGAACTATTGATGCCCTTTATCTCGCCTCCAATGAATTTGTAAGTACCATGCGTCAAGAACCGCGCATCGAACAATTGTTGCCGCTTACTCCTTCAGAAGACACGACTATTCAACATCATTGGGATTATATTTACGAACCTGATAGTGCGCCGGAATTGTTAAATCGACTGTTAACTCGCTATGTTGAATCCATTGTCTATCGCGGGGTTATTGAAAATATTGCCTGTGAACAAGCTGCACGTATGCTTGCAATGCGAAACGCAACCGATAACGCTTCTGATTTAATGGCAAGTTTACAATTGGCCTATAACAAAGCAAGACAAGCAGCGATTACCCGAGAGTTATCTGAAATTGTTGCGGGTGCATCAGTTCTCTAA
- the atpD gene encoding F0F1 ATP synthase subunit beta: MNEGKIVEIIGAVVDVEFHNEEVPRIYDALKVNDAGLVLEVQQQLGDGVVRTIAMGTTDGLRRSMSVKNTGKPILVPVGKPTLGRIMNVLGEPIDEAGPINTDQHLPIHRPPPSFAEQAPAQELLETGIKVIDLICPFAKGGKVGLFGGAGVGKTVNMLELIRNIAIEHSGYSVFTGVGERTREGNDFYLEMKESNVLDKVALVYGQMNEPPGNRLRVGLTGLTIAEGFRDEGKDVLLFVDNIFRYTLSGVEVSALLGRIPSAVGYQPTLAEEMGVLQERITSTKTGSITSVQAVYVPADDLTDPSPATTFAHLDATVVLSRQIAELGIYPAIDPLDSTSRQLDPLVVGQEHYEVALAVQRTLQRYKELKDIIAILGMDELSEEDKQIVSRARRVQRFLSQPFFVAEVFTGTPGRYVSIKETIRGFKGILNGEYDQLPEQAFYMVGSIDEAVEKAKTL; encoded by the coding sequence ATGAATGAAGGTAAAATTGTTGAAATTATTGGGGCAGTCGTAGACGTTGAGTTTCATAACGAAGAAGTTCCAAGAATTTATGACGCGCTCAAAGTAAACGATGCAGGCCTCGTGCTTGAAGTTCAACAACAACTTGGCGACGGTGTCGTACGTACAATTGCCATGGGCACCACTGACGGCTTGCGTCGCAGTATGTCAGTGAAAAATACGGGCAAGCCCATTTTAGTTCCAGTCGGCAAACCAACACTGGGTCGTATCATGAATGTTTTGGGTGAGCCTATAGATGAAGCAGGCCCCATTAACACCGATCAACATTTACCGATTCACCGTCCACCACCATCTTTTGCTGAGCAAGCGCCCGCCCAAGAATTATTGGAAACGGGCATTAAAGTCATCGACTTAATTTGTCCTTTTGCAAAAGGTGGCAAGGTTGGTTTATTCGGCGGTGCCGGTGTGGGTAAAACGGTTAACATGTTGGAATTAATTCGTAATATTGCCATCGAACACAGTGGTTATTCCGTCTTTACGGGTGTGGGTGAGAGAACTCGTGAAGGGAACGATTTCTATTTGGAAATGAAAGAATCAAATGTATTAGATAAAGTTGCACTCGTTTACGGTCAAATGAATGAGCCGCCAGGTAATCGATTACGCGTTGGATTAACCGGGTTAACTATTGCCGAAGGTTTCCGTGATGAAGGGAAAGACGTCTTATTATTTGTGGATAATATTTTCCGTTATACCCTCTCGGGTGTTGAAGTATCAGCTCTCTTAGGTCGAATTCCTTCGGCTGTAGGTTATCAACCAACCCTAGCTGAAGAAATGGGTGTGTTACAAGAACGGATCACTTCAACAAAAACAGGATCAATTACCTCCGTACAAGCGGTTTATGTGCCTGCGGATGATTTAACCGATCCATCCCCTGCAACCACCTTTGCCCATTTGGATGCAACGGTTGTCTTATCAAGGCAAATTGCTGAATTAGGTATTTATCCTGCTATTGACCCGCTCGATTCCACCAGTCGTCAGCTGGATCCATTAGTCGTTGGCCAAGAACATTATGAAGTTGCACTTGCCGTCCAAAGAACTTTGCAACGCTATAAAGAATTAAAAGATATTATCGCCATTTTAGGGATGGATGAGCTTTCAGAAGAAGATAAGCAAATCGTTTCTCGCGCTCGTCGCGTTCAACGTTTCCTTTCACAACCCTTCTTCGTCGCTGAAGTTTTCACCGGTACGCCCGGACGTTACGTTTCAATTAAAGAAACGATTCGGGGTTTCAAAGGTATTTTAAATGGTGAATACGATCAACTTCCCGAGCAAGCTTTTTACATGGTTGGTAGCATTGATGAAGCGGTCGAAAAGGCTAAGACATTATGA
- a CDS encoding F0F1 ATP synthase subunit epsilon: MNVHKLHLDIVSAERQIFSGDVSMVFVSGELGELGVAPGHSQLLTTLRPGYVRAIMADQSEDVFYISGGMLEVQPYIVSVLADTAMRATDIDEAQAIAAKEQAERVLAGKSSAMDVAKATAELAEITAQIRAVQRLKKQARGERA, translated from the coding sequence ATGAACGTCCACAAGTTGCATTTAGATATTGTCAGTGCTGAACGGCAAATTTTTTCAGGCGATGTCTCAATGGTTTTTGTTTCTGGTGAGCTAGGCGAATTAGGCGTAGCACCAGGTCACTCTCAATTACTCACAACACTTCGTCCTGGTTATGTCCGCGCCATTATGGCTGATCAGAGTGAAGATGTTTTTTACATTTCTGGTGGCATGTTAGAAGTTCAACCTTATATCGTTTCAGTATTAGCAGATACTGCAATGCGCGCGACCGACATTGACGAGGCACAAGCTATTGCTGCGAAAGAACAAGCAGAACGCGTTTTAGCGGGCAAATCTTCTGCCATGGATGTTGCGAAAGCAACAGCTGAACTTGCCGAAATAACAGCACAAATTCGTGCTGTACAACGTTTGAAAAAACAAGCGCGCGGTGAGCGCGCTTAA
- a CDS encoding amino acid dehydrogenase, whose protein sequence is MVEVVASQSNQSERFPRKRVRYTVLDSLMRYAEYLGFGEIHTKIDNKTGLKAIIAIHNLKRGPAIGGARLVAYQTVDKAMEDALRLGYMMSYKAAINNLAHGGAKAVLIKPKEIKDREAYFEMFGEFVNELGGRYVTAVDSGTSPLEMDIIARKTPYVTCTTKSGADSDPSPLTALGVRRAIEAAVRFKLGRESLAGIRVAIQGAGHVGYYLSKELKALGAEITVADINIKAIQRCVDDIGVSVCHPDEIYHADVDVFAPCALGAVLNLKTIKQLRAKIVAGSANNQLAHHHYGALLHERDILYAPDFLINAGGLIHVAVIYDHGDMKKSMEQINNIYHTVYDIFERADHENRATNEIAEKIARDRLT, encoded by the coding sequence ATGGTCGAAGTGGTGGCGAGTCAATCTAATCAATCCGAACGTTTTCCCCGTAAAAGGGTTCGCTACACCGTCCTCGATAGCCTCATGCGTTACGCAGAATATCTAGGCTTCGGCGAAATTCATACCAAAATAGACAATAAAACCGGTTTAAAAGCGATCATAGCGATTCATAATTTGAAGCGAGGTCCCGCGATCGGTGGCGCGAGACTCGTCGCTTATCAAACCGTGGATAAAGCCATGGAGGATGCCTTACGTTTAGGCTATATGATGAGTTATAAAGCTGCTATTAATAATTTAGCCCATGGTGGTGCTAAAGCTGTTTTGATTAAGCCAAAGGAAATTAAAGATCGCGAGGCTTATTTTGAAATGTTTGGCGAATTTGTAAATGAGTTAGGTGGACGTTATGTTACTGCTGTCGATAGCGGTACAAGTCCACTGGAAATGGATATTATTGCGAGAAAAACCCCATACGTTACTTGTACTACCAAATCCGGGGCAGACAGTGATCCCTCTCCTCTCACAGCCCTAGGTGTGCGTCGAGCAATTGAAGCTGCAGTGCGTTTTAAATTAGGTCGAGAATCATTAGCGGGCATCCGTGTCGCAATCCAAGGCGCAGGCCACGTAGGTTATTACTTATCGAAAGAATTAAAAGCCTTAGGCGCGGAAATTACCGTAGCTGATATCAACATTAAAGCTATCCAGCGGTGTGTCGATGATATTGGTGTTTCGGTCTGCCATCCGGATGAGATTTATCATGCTGATGTAGATGTCTTTGCGCCTTGCGCACTTGGTGCAGTCCTTAATCTCAAAACCATCAAGCAATTACGCGCAAAAATAGTGGCGGGTTCTGCTAATAATCAATTAGCCCACCATCATTATGGTGCTTTACTCCATGAACGCGACATTCTTTATGCCCCTGATTTCTTAATCAATGCCGGTGGGTTAATTCATGTTGCCGTTATTTATGACCATGGTGATATGAAAAAATCGATGGAACAAATTAATAATATTTACCATACCGTTTACGATATTTTTGAACGCGCTGATCATGAAAACCGTGCAACAAACGAAATAGCAGAAAAAATTGCGCGTGACCGGCTGACTTAG
- a CDS encoding YbhB/YbcL family Raf kinase inhibitor-like protein: protein MKKIFITLILMLFCPGIHAEITPQDNNLFLMKSGSFHSQGNLLDRYTCDGRDISPQLSWEGIPSQTKSLALTFVDLDAPSGSFYHWVIYNIPPQVNSLKEGISLFPPPIVMGMNSWNKKQYNGPCPPAGATHYYVFTLYALDQMLTPAKKFNINQLMNQIQKHLLDKIELGVSYGR, encoded by the coding sequence ATGAAAAAGATTTTCATCACCCTTATTTTGATGCTCTTTTGCCCTGGAATTCATGCTGAAATAACGCCGCAGGATAATAATTTATTTTTAATGAAGAGTGGCTCTTTCCACTCTCAAGGCAATTTATTAGATCGCTATACTTGTGACGGCAGAGATATATCTCCGCAATTATCTTGGGAAGGAATCCCTTCACAAACGAAATCTTTAGCATTAACTTTTGTTGATTTAGACGCACCATCAGGATCATTTTATCATTGGGTTATTTACAATATTCCTCCGCAAGTTAATAGTTTGAAAGAAGGGATTTCCCTTTTTCCACCACCTATCGTAATGGGAATGAATAGTTGGAATAAAAAACAATATAATGGTCCGTGTCCTCCTGCAGGCGCAACACACTATTATGTATTTACACTTTATGCTCTCGATCAAATGCTAACACCTGCAAAAAAATTTAATATCAATCAATTGATGAATCAGATACAAAAACATTTACTAGATAAAATCGAGTTAGGTGTAAGCTACGGCCGATAG
- a CDS encoding pseudouridine-5'-phosphate glycosidase: MQQFFEYSPEVEDALKHKKPILALESTVITHGLPYPHNLETAQTLERIVKAHAVVPATIAIIKGKIKIGLTPSDLEYLVHEPNVFKASTRDLPYLLSQGLSAGTTVAATLYCADAAGIKVFATGGIGGVHRGSEQDVSADLIELARTPMAVVSSGVKAILDLPKTLQFLETFGIPIVGYRTHTLPAFYTAETNYKLPARIDTLPELVKLLKVHWQLGMTSSILIANPIPKEDEIPVEYIEPVINEALRQAAEKDLQGKEITPFILNEVMHATEGKSLQANIQLLKNNITLGAMLAHAIANI, from the coding sequence ATGCAACAATTTTTTGAATATTCACCGGAAGTTGAAGATGCACTCAAACATAAAAAACCTATTCTTGCCTTGGAATCAACAGTTATCACCCACGGATTGCCCTATCCCCATAATCTAGAAACCGCCCAAACGCTAGAAAGAATTGTAAAAGCCCATGCCGTCGTCCCTGCAACCATTGCAATTATTAAAGGTAAAATTAAAATTGGATTAACCCCCAGTGACCTTGAATACTTAGTCCATGAACCCAACGTTTTTAAAGCGAGCACTCGCGATCTACCCTACCTTTTAAGCCAAGGTTTAAGCGCGGGTACGACCGTCGCTGCGACGCTTTATTGTGCTGATGCCGCCGGCATTAAAGTTTTTGCAACAGGCGGAATTGGTGGGGTGCATCGAGGGAGCGAACAAGATGTGTCTGCAGATTTAATTGAATTGGCAAGAACACCGATGGCAGTTGTTTCCTCAGGCGTTAAGGCTATTTTAGATTTACCTAAAACCTTACAATTTCTAGAAACGTTCGGTATTCCTATTGTGGGTTATCGTACTCATACCCTTCCAGCATTCTACACAGCTGAAACAAATTATAAATTACCCGCACGTATTGATACGCTTCCTGAGTTAGTTAAGCTGTTGAAAGTGCATTGGCAGTTAGGCATGACTTCTAGTATTTTAATCGCAAATCCTATTCCAAAAGAAGATGAAATTCCCGTGGAATACATTGAACCTGTTATTAATGAAGCATTGCGACAAGCCGCTGAAAAAGATTTGCAGGGCAAAGAAATAACGCCTTTTATTTTGAACGAAGTGATGCATGCGACGGAAGGAAAAAGTTTACAAGCCAATATTCAATTATTGAAAAATAATATTACGCTGGGTGCCATGCTTGCACATGCTATAGCAAATATTTAA
- a CDS encoding phytanoyl-CoA dioxygenase family protein, translating into MITTRSPQSTLTTRSILTAQQKQSYQHDGYLVLKNFITEDLCEMLVEHARKLIENWDETGVRTIFSTLDQHHEKTLYFLESGDKIRFFFEEGAINEDGELKSNKLYSINKIGHALHDLDPIFNCFSRLHKTAVLCRDLEIIDPIIIQSMYICKQPFIGGEVTPHQDSTYLFVQDQPITGLWFALQDATIDNGCLWVIPGGHQIPLKTRMLRNKNNRIAYEVYDDTPWPMEKMIPLEVPRGSLVVLNGLLPHMSKENISPISRNAYSLHVMSKHSEYSADNWLQRPKDNPFRGFLG; encoded by the coding sequence ATGATTACCACTCGATCTCCGCAATCAACGTTGACGACAAGAAGCATTTTGACTGCGCAACAAAAACAAAGTTATCAACACGATGGCTATTTAGTTTTAAAAAACTTTATTACTGAAGACCTTTGTGAAATGTTAGTTGAGCATGCTCGAAAATTAATTGAAAACTGGGATGAAACTGGTGTTCGCACTATTTTTTCCACACTTGATCAACATCATGAAAAAACACTTTATTTCTTAGAGTCGGGCGATAAAATCCGTTTCTTTTTTGAAGAAGGTGCGATTAATGAAGATGGCGAATTAAAATCAAATAAACTTTACAGTATTAATAAAATTGGCCATGCACTGCATGATTTGGATCCGATTTTTAACTGTTTTAGTCGCCTTCATAAAACTGCAGTACTTTGTAGGGATTTGGAAATTATTGATCCAATCATTATTCAATCAATGTATATTTGCAAACAACCTTTTATTGGGGGCGAAGTGACGCCCCACCAAGATAGCACTTATTTATTCGTCCAAGATCAACCCATCACTGGCTTATGGTTTGCGTTACAAGATGCTACCATCGACAATGGTTGCCTATGGGTTATCCCAGGTGGCCATCAAATCCCTCTTAAAACACGAATGCTGCGCAATAAAAATAATCGTATTGCCTATGAAGTTTATGATGACACGCCATGGCCTATGGAAAAAATGATTCCTCTCGAAGTCCCACGTGGAAGTTTAGTTGTTTTGAACGGCTTGCTGCCCCACATGAGTAAAGAAAATATTTCTCCTATTTCAAGGAACGCCTATTCACTTCATGTGATGTCAAAACATTCGGAATACTCAGCTGATAATTGGTTACAACGGCCGAAGGATAATCCTTTCCGTGGGTTTTTAGGGTAG
- a CDS encoding phosphoribosyltransferase has product MKKYRNRAQAGQVLAEILRASSLSVDAVLALPRGGVPVASVIAKTLNAPLDVFIVRKLGVPGHEELAMGAIASPDVCVFNESIIRDLNIDQADINEEISNERKELKRREHLYRHNKTPLVLANKVVVLVDDGIATGASMRAAILALKQLSPKQIILAVPVADAEMIHSFAPLVDQVICPLQPDSLVAVGAWYDDFTQTEDSEVQALLE; this is encoded by the coding sequence ATGAAAAAATACCGTAATCGCGCGCAGGCAGGCCAAGTTTTAGCGGAGATTTTACGAGCTTCATCACTCTCTGTTGATGCGGTGCTTGCCTTACCGCGCGGTGGTGTTCCTGTTGCATCTGTTATTGCTAAAACTCTAAACGCGCCGTTAGATGTATTTATCGTCAGAAAATTAGGCGTTCCTGGCCATGAAGAACTTGCGATGGGCGCCATTGCCAGTCCCGATGTTTGTGTGTTTAACGAATCAATTATTCGCGATTTGAATATTGATCAAGCGGATATTAACGAAGAGATTTCAAACGAACGAAAAGAATTAAAAAGACGCGAACACCTATATCGACATAATAAGACTCCACTCGTCCTCGCCAATAAGGTAGTCGTCCTGGTTGATGATGGGATCGCGACGGGTGCTTCCATGCGTGCAGCAATTCTTGCATTGAAACAATTATCTCCCAAACAAATTATCTTAGCCGTCCCCGTTGCCGATGCGGAAATGATTCATTCCTTTGCCCCCTTAGTCGATCAAGTTATCTGCCCCTTACAACCCGATTCCCTGGTCGCAGTCGGTGCATGGTATGACGATTTTACGCAAACGGAAGATAGCGAGGTCCAAGCATTGTTAGAATGA